Part of the Sporosarcina sp. FSL K6-2383 genome is shown below.
AGTAACGCCCCGGGGCGGGCAACCTTATCGAATTTGGATTGACAAGGAAACAAAGCTTCCGTTACAAAAACAAACAGCCATGCACAACGCATTACAGTACACAATTACTTTCACAGACATTGATTTCAATGAGACGATTCCTGAAGAACTCTTGTCCTATCAAGTTCCGAAAGGCTACCAAGAGGTGGAATCATCACCTGAACAAATCGTCAATAGCCTAAATGAAATCCCATCAGCTATTGGATACATTCCAGAAATGCCAAAAACGATTCCCGAAGGATACGACCAAAATTATATGACGATTATCCCCAATCAAGGTCTTGTTAAGATTTACTACACCTCACAACACAACGACAACAAGCTTGTCTTCATACAAGGCCATGCTATCAGTCCAATTACACCTGTTCGAACCGCTACTCTTGGCAAGGTAAATGGCAATGTAGCCGAAATACAGTCTCCTGTTTATGAGGATGTTGGGATTTTAGGCGGCGGAGGGCTGTATGCAGGAATGACAGATGTTAGCTCGATTCGATGGCAGCAGGACGGCTTTGAATACGTTGTTATTGGCAATGGTGCTTTGAAAGAACTCGCGGCATTTGTAAATAGTCTAACGAATGATGCATTTGAAATGCAATCGACTGCAAAAAACTCAGGAACAACACCACAATTTGATGTTCCATATGATATGACCGTAGAGGAAAATACGCAAAAAAGTGTCGATGCTGGAAGTTCACCTTGGAGATTAGATCCTGTTGCCGTAGCGCAAGTTTTTGTCAGTCTTCAAATTTCTCCTGACGGGATTATAGGCGACTCCCCCATTGACCTACAGGATTTTAACATCCTTGCACAAAGCGATGCAGAGGCAATTTTAGAAGTAAGCAGCAATCAAACACCGATTACAACCATCTATCTAAAAAGACTTATCCGTCCCGATTCTACCGGAATATGGACTGTTGTTGGATATGATTGAAATAGTGATGCCAGGCACTCGAGGAGTTCCTGGCATCATTCATTTTCACCAATCTTGTCCTATATTGCTAGACCTTTAGTTACACTAGCGTCACTAATTCAACAGCTTCTATTACCAAAGGAGTCCCGGCAGAAAGGTTGCCAATAACCGTATTAAAGGTCAATTCAGTTGCAGAAATTGTATACGAATCGCCCTCTTGTAGCACACCGTTAATATAGAAATTATAGTAACCATTCGTAACGACTGGAAAAGCAGTTGCAGCAGTACCGCTGTCATCCAAAAAGGTTGTTGCAGCAACAGTAGTAGCATCGGCAACAACTAAAGGTGCTGCCAACACATTAAAAAACCTTGTCGAAGTACCTGAAACATTCACGTGAATATTAATTAAGGAAAGCGCCATTTGATTCACCTCCTTTCATTTACACTATAGTAAATGAAAAGTTGCGCTGAAGTGACAGGGCTGTCCATATAAAAAAACTCAACCAACTTTATAAACTCCGTTCAGCTGAGAACGTCAACAACTCAAGAATAATAGGAGTACCTCTATAAATGGTTGCATTTGCTGGGCTAATCGTTAAGGAGTTCGTGTCCACGCTATACATTCCTCCTTCTTGGATAACTGCGTTGATGAATAGATCAGCGTACCCATTTGGACTGAAGCTCATAAATTCTATTGTTGAACTTCCATCATCGTTATAAAATAGAGTTGCAGGAAGCGTGGCTCCATTCGCCAAATTAATGTTAGCCATTGCAACATAAAAATATCTTTTTACAGTGGGTATGATACTAATCTCAGAGGTATTTATGGGTCGGGTTATCGGGGGAACTCCAATGCAAGTAGAGCTAACTTTTATTGTTGGCCAGCATGCAGTTCTATTTCCACAGCTTTTAATCACATTCATTTTCACTACATCTCTTTGCTTTTTACAGTTCTCCATAGTATTATCACCCCCTAACCATACTATATGATAATAATTGGTTAGTTGATTAGCCGTTTTCCCTGCTTGACATATGTTTATGCGCAAACACGGTACCTTACCAAATATAAAGAAACAAAGGAGTGAATTATCATGGAAACTATTCAATTAATCGGAGAGGCTATACTGTTACGACCCATGACAAAGGATGATGTTGAGGGCATATACGCAAGCTGCCAGGACGAACGCATTTGGACGCATATGTCGCAGACGTTGCAAACGAAAGAGGACGTGCGAGCCTATGTTGACCAGGCATTAGTGAATCAAGAGGCAGGAACGGAATATCCTTTTGTTATCATCCTTCTTGCAACTAATCAAATTGTCGGCTCAACCCGTTTTTTTGATATTGCCACTGCCCATAAACGCCTGGAACTCGGCCATACCTGGCTACATCCATCTGTTTGGCGTACAAACGTCAATACAGAATGCAAATATTTACTGCTAACTTACTGCTTTGAGCAGCTACAATTGCAACGTGTACAAATTAAAACAGGCCATGAAAATACCCAATCACAAAAAGCCATAGAACGTATTGGGGCTACAAAAGAAGGAGTTTTGCGCAATCATATGATTCGGCCGAATGGAGAGGTGCGACATACGGTTATGTATAGTGTTGTGCAAGAGGAATGGTTGGAAGTGAAGCAGCATATTGAGAGATTGATGGAGGTGTATAAGAAATAAATTTGTACGCGTTAGATTGTCGACAAAGGTGAGCACCTTCTATCTGTGTCTCACCTTCTGATCAATTACGCCTAGGCGTAATTTATTCCTTTAGTCATCACTCGATTCGGTTAAACCATGTTTTACTGCGTAGAGCGCAGCTTGTGTTCGATCTTGAACGAGTAATTTTGAGAACATATTAGAAATATGCGTTTTTACGGTTTTTTCCGTAACAAGTAATGACGATGCAATTTCACGATTACTTTTTCCTTTTGTCAACTCTACTAAAACTTCCTTTTCGCGCCGTGTCAATGGGTTGTAGATATGCGGTAGCGTTTCCTTTGGTTCTCTCATCTTCATTAGATGTGTTGTTGCATGCGGATGAAGTGTATTTTCTCCCCGCATGATTTTTCGTATACATGAAACGAGCTCGTCTGGCTCAATATCCTTTAACTGATACCCAGCCGCTCCCGCTTCAATAGCTGGAATGACGTGATCTCGATCAGAAAAACTGGTTAACATGAGCACCTCAACTTGCGGGTAATCCTTTTTGATGTGCCTAGTTGCTTGAATACCGTCCATGACAGGCATCATCAAATCCATGAGCACAATATCAGGTTGCAGTTCGCCCGTTAATTCAATCGCTTCTTTCCCATTTTCGGCTTCACCAATCACCTGGATGTCTTTCTGCGTTTTCAAGAAAAAAAGTAAGCCTCTTCGAACGACATGATGATCATCTACAATGAGTACTTTTATCATTCCGTTCACCTCTTAATAGGGTATACGGACTAATATCTCCGTCCCTCTTCCAATTTCACTATCCCATTCAACTGAACCGCCTGCAGTCTTTGCACGATCTTTCATGCTTTGTAAGCCTATTGAGGGAAGCCGAATTCCATGATCTATTAAAAATCCTTGACCATCGTCCTTAATGACAAGTAAAACATCGGTTTTCGTTACATTCAAAAACATTTCCACGACATTGACCCCTGCATGCTTTCGAATATTATTTAATGCCTCTTGTGAGATGCGAAATAAAGTTTCTTCAACACCTGAAGGTACATTAAGGACTCCAGATACGCGCGAATTCACGGACAGTCCTAACATTTCCGCATAGCCTTTTATCGCTTCAAGCAACCCACTTTCTAGACCACTTGGACGAAGCTGCCATATTAATGCCCTCATCTCATTTAATGCTTCCTGCGACAAGTACTGTATTTCCTTAAATGTCTCTTTTATATCAATTTGATTTGTCATCTCTGACCCGCCCCTTGCAGTCAAAGTTACTGAAAATAACAGTTGGTTCACAGAATCGTGCAGATCTCTTGCCAAGCGATTCCGCTCCTGTAAAAGCGCGAGCTTCTGCTCCTGTTTCGTCAACATGATCCGTTTAATCGATGAGCCTATCTGGAAGGCAAGTGACTCGAGTAAAGCGAGTTCCCCCTCAGAATAAGTGACTGTGCTCGGGGAAGCGACATTCAATAACCCAAACCGTTCCTGCCCCGATTGCAGTGGTACCGTTGCATGATGTGTAATTCCACCATTATCGCCTAGCTTTGTAGCAATCGCATTCTCAATCCGCTGACATTCAATAATATTCGATGCCTTTTCTAATTCCCCATTTTGGTATCTCGACACACACCAACAGCCACCCTTTTTCAAATGGTTGCATCCGTTTTGCGCTAGCGCTTCAGGGAGATTTTCACTAACAATCAGCTGCTGTTTACCTTTGTCATCAATAAAAAATATCCAACCCGTTCGAAAGTTAGTGCCTTTTAAAAACTTACTTAGGGCACCGGACAGCATCGCCTCTATTTCAGTTTCTTCATTTATAAACTCTGCAATTTCCTTTAATAGTCTGACGTTCAAA
Proteins encoded:
- a CDS encoding GNAT family N-acetyltransferase, whose translation is METIQLIGEAILLRPMTKDDVEGIYASCQDERIWTHMSQTLQTKEDVRAYVDQALVNQEAGTEYPFVIILLATNQIVGSTRFFDIATAHKRLELGHTWLHPSVWRTNVNTECKYLLLTYCFEQLQLQRVQIKTGHENTQSQKAIERIGATKEGVLRNHMIRPNGEVRHTVMYSVVQEEWLEVKQHIERLMEVYKK
- a CDS encoding DUF4183 domain-containing protein; this encodes MALSLINIHVNVSGTSTRFFNVLAAPLVVADATTVAATTFLDDSGTAATAFPVVTNGYYNFYINGVLQEGDSYTISATELTFNTVIGNLSAGTPLVIEAVELVTLV
- a CDS encoding DUF4183 domain-containing protein translates to MANINLANGATLPATLFYNDDGSSTIEFMSFSPNGYADLFINAVIQEGGMYSVDTNSLTISPANATIYRGTPIILELLTFSAERSL
- a CDS encoding response regulator transcription factor, producing MIKVLIVDDHHVVRRGLLFFLKTQKDIQVIGEAENGKEAIELTGELQPDIVLMDLMMPVMDGIQATRHIKKDYPQVEVLMLTSFSDRDHVIPAIEAGAAGYQLKDIEPDELVSCIRKIMRGENTLHPHATTHLMKMREPKETLPHIYNPLTRREKEVLVELTKGKSNREIASSLLVTEKTVKTHISNMFSKLLVQDRTQAALYAVKHGLTESSDD
- a CDS encoding sigma-E factor regulatory protein RseB domain-containing protein, whose protein sequence is MSKHEQQLSEYIDRLNAEQKPIEHDTISESVEIEELYSTVKRIRSLKEPAEPNSDYEKMLVQQVENELSRQKRLPRKKGMLFTGIASIAAILAILFNMFSPFTNSDIVNAMEVAFDDVKAYHGFLEIIATNANEESTTQARLEVWANRDGHYVVKGLEGINQDIVTGNNGKTKWQVNPNEKQIHRFPAFPDTYHFAFELGHEIKEVTNALSTKVIGDDTVIGRKASIVEVTPRGGQPYRIWIDKETKLPLQKQTAMHNALQYTITFTDIDFNETIPEELLSYQVPKGYQEVESSPEQIVNSLNEIPSAIGYIPEMPKTIPEGYDQNYMTIIPNQGLVKIYYTSQHNDNKLVFIQGHAISPITPVRTATLGKVNGNVAEIQSPVYEDVGILGGGGLYAGMTDVSSIRWQQDGFEYVVIGNGALKELAAFVNSLTNDAFEMQSTAKNSGTTPQFDVPYDMTVEENTQKSVDAGSSPWRLDPVAVAQVFVSLQISPDGIIGDSPIDLQDFNILAQSDAEAILEVSSNQTPITTIYLKRLIRPDSTGIWTVVGYD
- a CDS encoding GAF domain-containing sensor histidine kinase, with the protein product MHPTELLNVRLLKEIAEFINEETEIEAMLSGALSKFLKGTNFRTGWIFFIDDKGKQQLIVSENLPEALAQNGCNHLKKGGCWCVSRYQNGELEKASNIIECQRIENAIATKLGDNGGITHHATVPLQSGQERFGLLNVASPSTVTYSEGELALLESLAFQIGSSIKRIMLTKQEQKLALLQERNRLARDLHDSVNQLLFSVTLTARGGSEMTNQIDIKETFKEIQYLSQEALNEMRALIWQLRPSGLESGLLEAIKGYAEMLGLSVNSRVSGVLNVPSGVEETLFRISQEALNNIRKHAGVNVVEMFLNVTKTDVLLVIKDDGQGFLIDHGIRLPSIGLQSMKDRAKTAGGSVEWDSEIGRGTEILVRIPY